Proteins encoded together in one Micromonospora kangleipakensis window:
- the thiO gene encoding glycine oxidase ThiO, which yields MLTRPDVAVVGAGPVGLAIAWRCASRGLRVVAHDPAPGSGASHVAAGMLAPVAEAYFGEHELTGLLAESAARWPGFAAELAEAAGAGFGYRTEGTLVVGLTGDDLAEARRLWSYQQGLGLPITPLRPSELREREPALAPRLRGGAVAPGDHQVDPRRLVGALRAAAERAGATLLPGRVARLSDVDAGVTVVAAGCGAAALTGLPVRPVKGQVLRLRAPGRGAPGFRHVIRGYADGESVYLVPRDSGEVVVGATVEERADTEVTAGAVLRLLRAAVDLVPELAEYDLVEASAGLRPGTPDNAPIVGPLPGRPGVLAATGHHRHGIVLTPVTADLVTELIVTGEADPLLTPFLPDRFAAADVPVGAGRAATAAGAITPSAAGRGVDRDRTASAMEEATWN from the coding sequence GTGCTGACCCGACCGGACGTCGCCGTGGTGGGGGCGGGACCGGTCGGGCTGGCGATCGCCTGGCGCTGCGCGTCGCGCGGGCTGCGGGTGGTCGCGCACGATCCGGCGCCGGGTTCCGGGGCGTCGCACGTCGCGGCCGGGATGCTCGCGCCGGTCGCCGAGGCGTACTTCGGGGAGCACGAGCTGACCGGGCTGCTCGCCGAGTCCGCCGCCCGCTGGCCGGGCTTCGCCGCCGAGCTGGCCGAGGCCGCCGGCGCCGGATTCGGGTACCGGACCGAGGGGACGCTGGTGGTCGGGCTCACCGGCGACGACCTGGCCGAGGCGCGGCGGCTGTGGTCGTACCAGCAGGGGTTGGGGCTGCCGATCACGCCGCTGCGCCCGTCGGAGCTGCGGGAGCGCGAACCGGCGCTCGCGCCGCGGCTGCGCGGCGGCGCGGTCGCCCCCGGCGACCACCAGGTCGACCCGCGCCGGCTGGTCGGCGCGCTGCGGGCGGCGGCCGAGCGGGCCGGGGCGACGCTGCTGCCGGGCCGGGTCGCCCGGCTGTCCGACGTGGATGCGGGCGTCACCGTGGTGGCGGCCGGTTGCGGGGCGGCGGCGCTCACCGGGCTGCCGGTCCGGCCGGTGAAGGGGCAGGTGCTCCGGCTCCGCGCGCCCGGTCGCGGCGCGCCGGGCTTCCGGCACGTGATCCGGGGGTACGCGGACGGCGAGTCGGTCTACCTGGTGCCCCGGGACAGCGGCGAGGTGGTGGTCGGGGCGACCGTCGAGGAGCGCGCCGACACCGAGGTGACCGCGGGCGCGGTGCTGCGGCTGCTCCGCGCCGCCGTCGACCTGGTGCCCGAGCTGGCCGAGTACGACCTGGTCGAGGCGTCCGCCGGGCTGCGCCCCGGCACGCCGGACAACGCGCCGATCGTCGGGCCGTTGCCCGGCCGGCCCGGCGTGCTCGCCGCCACCGGGCACCACCGGCACGGCATCGTGCTCACCCCGGTCACCGCCGACCTGGTCACCGAACTGATCGTCACCGGCGAGGCGGACCCGCTGCTCACCCCCTTTCTGCCGGACCGGTTCGCCGCCGCCGACGTGCCGGTCGGCGCCGGCCGGGCCGCGACGGCGGCCGGTGCGATCACGCCCTCGGCGGCCGGCCGGGGCGTCGACCGGGACCGGACCGCATCCGCCATGGAGGAGGCGACGTGGAACTGA
- the thiS gene encoding sulfur carrier protein ThiS, with amino-acid sequence MELIVNGAGRDLPGGSTVADLVRAVTDQRRGLAVAVNGEVVPRGGWPATVLRDGDRVEVLSAAQGG; translated from the coding sequence GTGGAACTGATCGTCAACGGCGCCGGGCGCGACCTGCCCGGCGGGTCGACCGTGGCGGACCTGGTCCGCGCGGTCACCGACCAGCGGCGCGGGCTCGCGGTCGCGGTGAACGGCGAGGTGGTGCCGCGCGGCGGCTGGCCGGCGACCGTGCTGCGGGACGGCGACCGGGTCGAGGTGCTCAGCGCCGCCCAGGGCGGGTGA
- a CDS encoding endonuclease domain-containing protein, with protein sequence MTDRTSFGGLPVTTALRTAFDLGRQAPRIDALVAVDALLHRRVVNLPALRRYATAHPGWPGLPLLREVLTLAEPLSESPMETRLRLPLLDAGLGPVAAQHDVLDPRGRFVGRVDLAWPALRLAVEYDGDHHRERAHFRRDVARLNALRAAGWLVLRFTADDVLRHPAHTVAAVAAALRERQATAVARPH encoded by the coding sequence GTGACCGACCGGACGAGCTTCGGCGGCCTGCCGGTCACCACCGCGCTGCGTACCGCCTTCGACCTCGGCCGGCAGGCGCCCCGCATCGACGCGCTGGTCGCCGTCGACGCGCTGCTGCACCGCCGGGTGGTGAACCTGCCCGCCCTCCGGCGGTACGCCACAGCGCACCCCGGCTGGCCGGGCCTGCCGCTGCTGCGCGAGGTACTGACGCTCGCGGAGCCGCTGAGCGAGTCGCCGATGGAGACGAGGCTGCGCCTGCCCCTGCTGGACGCCGGGCTGGGTCCGGTCGCCGCGCAGCACGACGTGCTGGATCCGCGCGGGCGGTTCGTCGGGCGGGTCGACCTGGCCTGGCCGGCCCTCCGGCTGGCCGTCGAGTACGACGGCGACCACCACCGCGAGCGCGCCCACTTCCGCCGGGACGTGGCCCGCCTGAACGCGCTACGGGCGGCCGGCTGGCTCGTCCTCCGCTTCACCGCCGACGACGTCCTGCGCCACCCCGCGCACACCGTCGCCGCGGTGGCCGCCGCCCTCCGCGAGCGCCAGGCCACCGCCGTCGCGCGCCCCCACTGA
- a CDS encoding nucleotidyltransferase domain-containing protein, translated as MIDDGLVDRLHAVDGVVAVALGGSRARGEHRPDSDWDLGLYYRGALDVAALREVAAVVADDEVELTAPGGWGPWVDGGGWLRIGGVAVDWIYRDLDRVHRSWADCRAGRYQVGVQAGHPLGFYSHTYAGEVALCQVLGDPTGELTALRQETSSYPPALAAALVAGGWEAGFLLDGAAKGAAAGDAGYVAGCLFRVVGVLAQAMHGRAGRWLVNEKGMIASAGRLPGAPPDFAARAQRLLGSVGQTPAELSATIEAARRLVAEALR; from the coding sequence GTGATCGACGACGGGCTGGTCGACCGGCTCCACGCGGTGGACGGGGTGGTGGCCGTGGCGCTCGGCGGCAGCCGCGCCCGCGGCGAGCACCGGCCCGACTCGGACTGGGACCTCGGCCTCTACTACCGGGGCGCGCTCGATGTGGCCGCGTTGCGGGAGGTGGCCGCCGTGGTCGCCGACGACGAGGTGGAGCTCACCGCGCCCGGCGGCTGGGGACCCTGGGTCGACGGCGGCGGGTGGTTGCGGATCGGTGGCGTCGCCGTCGACTGGATCTACCGCGACCTCGACCGGGTGCACCGGAGCTGGGCCGACTGCCGCGCCGGCCGCTACCAGGTCGGCGTGCAGGCCGGGCATCCGCTCGGCTTCTACTCCCACACGTACGCCGGGGAGGTGGCGCTCTGCCAGGTGCTCGGCGACCCGACCGGTGAGCTGACGGCGCTGCGGCAGGAGACCTCGTCGTACCCGCCCGCGCTGGCCGCCGCCCTGGTGGCCGGCGGGTGGGAGGCCGGGTTCCTGCTCGACGGCGCGGCGAAGGGCGCCGCCGCCGGCGACGCCGGATACGTGGCCGGCTGCCTGTTCCGGGTGGTCGGCGTGCTGGCCCAGGCGATGCACGGCCGGGCCGGGCGGTGGCTGGTCAACGAGAAGGGCATGATCGCCTCGGCGGGCCGGCTGCCCGGCGCGCCGCCCGACTTCGCGGCCCGGGCGCAGCGACTGCTCGGCAGCGTCGGGCAGACCCCGGCCGAGTTGTCCGCCACCATCGAGGCGGCCCGCCGGCTGGTCGCGGAGGCGCTGCGCTGA
- a CDS encoding ABC-F family ATP-binding cassette domain-containing protein: protein MGYVDVAAVGHILPDGRELFADVSFRVGEGAKVALVGPNGAGKTTLLRMVAGDLPVKTGVVARSGGLGVMRQFIGMIGDDTTLADLALSLALPALRDAGRRLVATEAAMRDAEVRGKYSTAAGKAQLAYADALAAWGEAGGYDAEVLFDTVATIVLDLPWDAARERPVRTLSGGQQKRFALELLLRGTDEVLLLDEPDNFLDVPGKRWLEARLRESGKSVLYVSHDRELLAQTADRVVAVEGGSAWVHPGGFASWHEARVARHARLDELRRRWDEEHQKLRELMLMYKQKAAYNDGMASRYQAAQTRLRKFEEAGPPPVPPKDQDIRMRLTGGRTGKRAVVAEQVELDGLTYPFDLEIWYGDRVAVLGANGTGKSHFLRLLARGGTDPEPANTPVDGAGALAPVTHDGVVRLGARVRPGHFSQTHDRPELMAKTLVDILWRGDEHRAGMDRHAAMAALSRYELAGQGDQRFGTLSGGQQARFLVLLLELSGATLLLLDEPTDNLDLASAEALEAGLTAFEGTVIAVTHDRWFTRSFDRFVLFRGDGEVVEATEPVWDVK, encoded by the coding sequence GTGGGATACGTGGACGTGGCAGCGGTGGGGCACATCCTGCCCGACGGTCGGGAACTCTTCGCCGACGTGTCGTTCCGGGTCGGTGAGGGCGCCAAGGTGGCCCTGGTCGGGCCGAACGGCGCCGGCAAGACGACCCTGCTGCGGATGGTCGCCGGTGACCTGCCGGTGAAGACCGGCGTGGTCGCCCGCTCCGGCGGCCTCGGCGTGATGCGGCAGTTCATCGGCATGATCGGGGACGACACCACGCTCGCCGACCTGGCCCTCTCGCTCGCCCTGCCGGCGCTGCGCGACGCCGGCCGCCGGCTCGTCGCCACCGAGGCGGCCATGCGGGACGCCGAGGTCCGCGGCAAGTACAGCACCGCCGCCGGCAAGGCCCAGCTCGCGTACGCGGACGCGCTCGCGGCCTGGGGCGAGGCCGGCGGGTACGACGCCGAGGTGCTCTTCGACACCGTCGCGACCATCGTGCTCGACCTGCCCTGGGACGCCGCCCGGGAGCGGCCCGTCCGGACCCTCTCCGGCGGCCAGCAGAAGCGCTTCGCCCTGGAGCTGCTGCTCCGCGGCACCGACGAGGTGCTGCTCCTCGACGAGCCGGACAACTTCCTCGACGTGCCCGGCAAACGGTGGCTGGAGGCGCGGCTGCGCGAGTCCGGCAAGTCGGTGCTCTACGTGTCGCACGACCGGGAGCTCCTCGCGCAGACCGCCGACCGGGTGGTCGCCGTCGAGGGCGGCAGCGCCTGGGTGCACCCGGGCGGCTTCGCGAGCTGGCACGAGGCGCGGGTCGCCCGGCACGCCCGCCTCGACGAGCTGCGCCGCCGCTGGGACGAGGAGCACCAGAAGCTCCGCGAGCTGATGCTGATGTACAAGCAGAAGGCCGCGTACAACGACGGGATGGCCTCGCGGTACCAGGCCGCGCAGACCCGGTTGCGCAAGTTCGAGGAGGCCGGGCCGCCGCCCGTACCGCCGAAGGACCAGGACATTCGGATGCGCCTCACCGGCGGGCGGACCGGCAAGCGCGCGGTCGTCGCCGAGCAGGTTGAGCTCGACGGCCTGACCTACCCCTTCGACCTGGAGATCTGGTACGGCGACCGGGTCGCGGTGCTCGGCGCCAACGGGACGGGGAAGTCCCACTTCCTCCGGCTGCTCGCCCGGGGCGGCACCGACCCGGAGCCGGCCAACACCCCGGTCGACGGGGCGGGCGCGCTCGCCCCCGTCACCCACGACGGCGTGGTGCGGCTCGGCGCCCGGGTCCGGCCCGGGCACTTCTCGCAGACCCACGACCGGCCCGAGCTGATGGCGAAGACGCTGGTCGACATCCTGTGGCGGGGCGACGAACACCGCGCCGGGATGGACCGGCACGCGGCGATGGCCGCGCTCAGCCGGTACGAGCTGGCCGGCCAGGGTGACCAGCGGTTCGGCACCCTCTCCGGAGGGCAGCAGGCGAGGTTCCTGGTGCTGCTGTTGGAGCTGTCCGGGGCGACCCTGTTGCTGCTCGACGAGCCGACGGACAACCTCGACCTGGCCTCCGCCGAGGCGTTGGAGGCGGGGCTGACCGCGTTCGAGGGGACCGTTATCGCGGTGACCCACGACCGGTGGTTCACCCGTTCCTTCGACCGCTTCGTGCTGTTCCGCGGCGACGGCGAGGTGGTGGAGGCGACGGAGCCGGTCTGGGACGTGAAGTGA
- the thiE gene encoding thiamine phosphate synthase, protein MPSLGRLHLITDTRPGRDPLAVLRAALPVARAELVVQVRVEDDATDRQAYELARRVVALCRRYGATCLVNDRLHVALAVDAAGGHVGAEDLPVRAARRVLGSAAVLGATAREPGSAAEAVAAGASYLGVGPCHPTGTKTGLPAPIGPAGVRAVAEAVDVPVIAIGGVTAASVPALRAAGAYGVAVVGALSGAADPARATAELLGALRC, encoded by the coding sequence GTGCCGTCCCTGGGACGACTGCATCTGATCACCGACACCCGGCCGGGGCGGGACCCGCTCGCCGTGCTGCGCGCCGCCCTGCCGGTGGCCCGCGCCGAGCTGGTCGTCCAGGTCCGCGTCGAGGACGACGCCACCGACCGCCAGGCGTACGAGCTGGCCCGCCGGGTGGTCGCGCTCTGCCGGCGGTACGGGGCGACGTGCCTGGTCAACGACCGGCTGCACGTGGCGCTCGCGGTCGACGCCGCGGGCGGGCACGTCGGCGCGGAGGACCTGCCGGTGCGGGCGGCCCGCCGGGTGCTCGGCTCCGCCGCCGTGCTCGGGGCGACCGCGCGGGAGCCGGGGAGCGCCGCCGAGGCGGTCGCCGCCGGGGCCAGCTACCTGGGCGTCGGCCCCTGCCACCCGACCGGCACCAAGACCGGGCTGCCCGCGCCGATCGGCCCCGCCGGGGTGCGCGCGGTCGCCGAGGCGGTGGACGTGCCGGTGATCGCCATCGGCGGAGTGACCGCCGCGAGCGTGCCGGCGCTGCGGGCCGCCGGGGCGTACGGGGTGGCGGTGGTCGGGGCGCTCTCCGGGGCCGCGGATCCCGCCCGGGCCACCGCCGAGCTGCTCGGGGCGCTGAGGTGCTGA
- a CDS encoding aldo/keto reductase — protein sequence MDLVTEMTYRRLGDSGLVMSVVGIGCNNFGRKLDLDGTRAVVDAALDAGINFFDTADIYGEPQGGSEELLGQALKGRRDDVVVATKFGMDMHGLNGPDFGARGARRYIARAVEASLRRLGTDHIDLYQMHEPDPGTPIDETLAALDDLVRAGKVRYLGNSNFAGWQIADADWTASSQGRTRFISAQNHYSLLERSVEAEVIPACERFGLGMLPFFPLANGLLTGKYKRGEAPPAGSRLSGGGRYAERLAAADWDTIEAIEAYAAERGITMLQVAIGGLAARPAVTSVIAGATTPEQVRANAEAGTWQPTDEDLDALDAIL from the coding sequence GTGGATCTCGTGACTGAGATGACCTACCGCCGGCTGGGCGACTCCGGGCTCGTAATGTCCGTGGTCGGCATCGGCTGCAACAACTTCGGCCGCAAGCTCGACCTCGACGGCACCCGGGCGGTGGTGGACGCCGCCCTCGACGCCGGCATCAACTTCTTCGACACCGCCGACATCTACGGCGAGCCGCAGGGCGGCTCCGAGGAACTGCTCGGCCAGGCGCTCAAGGGCCGCCGGGACGACGTCGTGGTCGCCACCAAGTTCGGCATGGACATGCACGGCCTCAACGGCCCGGACTTCGGCGCCCGCGGCGCCCGCCGCTACATCGCCCGCGCGGTCGAGGCGTCGCTGCGCCGGCTCGGCACCGACCACATCGACCTGTACCAGATGCACGAGCCCGACCCCGGCACCCCGATCGACGAGACCCTCGCCGCGCTGGACGACCTGGTGCGGGCCGGCAAGGTCCGCTACCTCGGCAACTCGAACTTCGCCGGCTGGCAGATCGCCGACGCCGACTGGACCGCCTCCTCCCAGGGGCGGACCCGCTTCATCAGCGCGCAGAACCACTACTCACTGCTGGAGCGGTCCGTCGAGGCCGAGGTGATCCCCGCGTGCGAGCGGTTCGGCCTCGGCATGCTGCCGTTCTTCCCGCTCGCCAACGGGCTGCTCACCGGCAAGTACAAGCGCGGCGAGGCGCCGCCCGCCGGCAGCCGGCTCTCCGGTGGCGGCCGGTACGCCGAGCGCCTAGCCGCCGCGGACTGGGACACCATCGAGGCGATCGAGGCGTACGCCGCGGAGCGCGGGATCACCATGCTCCAGGTGGCCATCGGCGGGCTGGCCGCCCGTCCCGCCGTGACCTCGGTGATCGCCGGCGCCACCACGCCCGAGCAGGTGCGCGCCAACGCCGAGGCGGGCACCTGGCAGCCGACCGACGAGGACCTGGACGCCCTCGACGCCATCCTCTGA